Proteins encoded by one window of Dialister pneumosintes:
- a CDS encoding transketolase family protein encodes MKATRQAYGETLRELGGQNTDIVVLDADLSCSTNTATFAKEYPNRFFNTGIAESNMIGVAAGLATAGKIPFASTFAVFGAGRAYEQIRNSVCYPNLNVKIAVTHAGLTVGEDGATHQMLEDLSLMRALPNMSVVVPADALETAQVIRWAADYKGPVYIRLGRAKVEDIPELDKEFKPGISTTLCEGKDITLIACGIMTIKAIKAAEILKEEGIFARVINMSSIKPIDSKAIAKAAKETGAIVTCEEHTIMGGLGSAVAEIVVRSHPVPMAMVGTQDVFGQSGKADELLDVYGLTAEHIAEEARKLMEDK; translated from the coding sequence ATGAAAGCAACTCGTCAAGCATATGGGGAAACTTTAAGAGAATTGGGGGGCCAAAATACAGATATTGTAGTATTGGATGCAGATTTGTCTTGTTCCACCAATACCGCTACTTTTGCGAAAGAATATCCTAATCGATTTTTTAATACAGGTATTGCAGAAAGTAATATGATTGGGGTTGCAGCCGGTTTGGCTACGGCAGGAAAAATTCCTTTTGCTTCTACTTTTGCTGTTTTTGGAGCGGGTAGAGCTTATGAACAAATTCGTAATTCGGTTTGTTATCCTAATTTAAATGTAAAAATAGCAGTAACACATGCAGGATTAACTGTTGGTGAAGATGGTGCAACTCATCAGATGTTGGAAGATCTTTCATTGATGCGTGCGCTCCCCAATATGAGTGTAGTTGTTCCTGCGGATGCGCTTGAAACGGCACAAGTAATTCGATGGGCAGCAGATTATAAAGGACCTGTATACATTAGATTAGGTCGGGCAAAAGTAGAAGATATACCGGAACTTGATAAAGAATTTAAGCCGGGGATAAGTACTACTCTTTGTGAAGGTAAGGATATTACACTTATTGCTTGTGGTATTATGACTATAAAGGCAATAAAAGCAGCAGAAATTCTTAAAGAAGAAGGAATTTTCGCTCGTGTCATTAATATGAGTTCTATTAAGCCTATTGATAGTAAAGCTATTGCAAAAGCAGCTAAAGAAACGGGCGCTATTGTAACTTGTGAAGAACATACAATTATGGGCGGCTTAGGAAGTGCCGTTGCAGAGATTGTTGTTCGTTCTCATCCGGTTCCTATGGCAATGGTAGGAACACAAGATGTATTCGGTCAATCAGGAAAAGCTGATGAACTATTAGATGTATATGGTTTGACTGCAGAGCATATTGCGGAGGAAGCTAGAAAACTTATGGAGGATAAGTAG
- a CDS encoding transketolase produces MGNLTQERVHQLSSIAKKIRIDILEMITKASSGHTGGSLSIADLITLLYFEEMNIDPENPQKSDRDRLVLSKGHAAPAIYAALAEKGYFAKEELFYLRQANHMLQGHPDMKHTPGVDMTTGSLGQGISAACGMVLSAKMDNADWYVYTVLGDGELEEGQVWEAAMYAAHYKLDHLIAFVDNNGLQIDGPISQVMSSLPISEKFKAFGWHVINVNGHNMNELHCAIEEAKQVKDSPSVVIMKTIKGKGVKETENKVGWHGKAPSEEQCVQFVKEVQEAE; encoded by the coding sequence ATGGGAAATTTGACACAAGAGAGAGTTCATCAATTAAGTTCTATTGCAAAAAAAATACGTATTGATATTTTAGAAATGATTACGAAAGCATCTTCCGGACATACAGGGGGATCTCTATCTATAGCGGATCTTATTACGCTTCTTTATTTTGAGGAAATGAATATTGATCCGGAAAATCCTCAAAAATCGGATAGAGACAGATTAGTTCTTTCTAAAGGACATGCAGCACCTGCTATTTATGCTGCTTTAGCAGAAAAAGGTTATTTTGCTAAAGAGGAACTTTTTTATCTTCGGCAAGCTAACCATATGCTGCAAGGACATCCGGATATGAAACATACTCCCGGTGTAGATATGACAACCGGTTCTTTAGGACAAGGGATTTCCGCAGCATGTGGAATGGTATTATCGGCTAAGATGGATAATGCTGACTGGTATGTGTATACAGTTTTAGGAGATGGAGAGCTAGAAGAAGGTCAAGTTTGGGAGGCTGCTATGTATGCAGCACATTATAAATTAGATCATCTGATTGCTTTTGTTGATAATAATGGATTGCAAATTGATGGACCTATTTCTCAAGTAATGTCTTCTCTTCCTATTTCAGAAAAATTTAAAGCTTTTGGCTGGCATGTGATAAATGTGAATGGTCATAATATGAATGAATTACACTGCGCCATAGAAGAAGCGAAGCAAGTGAAAGATTCTCCTTCCGTGGTTATTATGAAAACTATCAAAGGAAAAGGTGTAAAAGAAACTGAGAATAAAGTTGGATGGCATGGTAAGGCTCCATCTGAAGAACAATGTGTTCAGTTTGTAAAAGAAGTGCAGGAGGCAGAGTAA
- the hpf gene encoding ribosome hibernation-promoting factor, HPF/YfiA family: protein MEIIVRGKNLEVTPALRSYVEKHTDKIQRYFDKPVKINALLRISNMTETCEVTVFVDGVILRGVEKSDDMYKSIDLVFDKVERQIHKYKTRIAKRFKSSQVFNKQFYEAENIEEKQGEFEIVRTKHFTLSPMSPEEAILQMNLLGHSFFMFINAETDESAVVYRRNDGKYGLIEADN, encoded by the coding sequence ATGGAAATTATAGTTAGAGGAAAAAATCTTGAAGTAACCCCGGCTCTTCGCAGTTATGTAGAAAAGCACACTGACAAAATTCAGAGATACTTTGACAAACCGGTTAAAATTAATGCATTACTCCGTATTTCCAATATGACAGAAACTTGTGAGGTTACCGTTTTTGTTGATGGAGTTATTCTTCGCGGTGTTGAAAAATCTGATGATATGTATAAGTCTATTGATTTAGTATTTGATAAAGTGGAACGTCAGATTCATAAATATAAAACACGTATAGCTAAAAGGTTTAAATCATCACAAGTTTTTAATAAACAATTTTATGAAGCAGAAAACATAGAAGAAAAACAAGGCGAATTTGAAATTGTAAGAACCAAGCATTTTACTCTTTCTCCTATGTCGCCGGAAGAAGCCATTCTTCAAATGAATTTATTAGGACATAGTTTCTTTATGTTTATTAATGCAGAAACTGATGAGTCGGCTGTAGTATATCGTAGAAATGATGGGAAATATGGCTTAATTGAAGCAGACAATTAA
- the secA gene encoding preprotein translocase subunit SecA, with amino-acid sequence MFKFIDRLFNGSNERDIKKMRRIVEEKINPLEPELMNLSDASLSHKTVEFKNRLANGETLDDILPEAFAVVREASRRVLGMRHFDVQLIGGMVLHKGNIAEMSTGEGKTLVATSPVYLNALEGKGVHVITVNDYLAKRDSEWMGRVYKFLGLSVGLIVHDLNFEQRKIAYNSDITYGTNNEFGFDYLRDNMVTRLDQMVQRPLHYCLIDEVDSILIDEARTPLIISGPGQKSTDLYYTVAKLIPQLKEGVDYTIDEKQKTVAPTEAGVAKMENLLKVDNLYDSSNLELNHIFNQALRAETMMKRDRDYVVKDGEVTIVDEFTGRLMYGRRYSDGLHQAIEAKEGCPVERESQTLATITFQNYFRMYNKLAGMTGTAKTEEQEFIKIYGLEVFQIPTNRPIQRQDLSDSIYKTTRGKYKAVVREVKRRHEAGQPVLIGTTSIEQSEKLSQMLKQENIVHNVLNAKYHEQEAAIVAQAGQKGQVTIATNMAGRGTDIILGEGVAELGGLVIIGTERHESRRIDNQLRGRAGRQGDPGSSQFFLSLDDNLMRIFGGDNIKKFMEKMGLDEDEEIKSKMVSNAIRKAQQRVENRNFETRKYVLEYDDVMNQQRHVLYEQRRRILDGNEMKEQILRMVDDLIIKAMSIYADEKLYPEEWDFAGLIKYCEKYFLAPNEILLETIENLSREDIEELLIKSAHDTYESREKSIGAELMRELEKAVMLKVVDAKWMEHLDNMEMLKEGINLRSYGQRNPLVEYKMEAFDMFEAMEQTIVETIVLYMYHIQVRVNEQPPVAPAAENHLEGATAHYVDDNSNEVVANADVKE; translated from the coding sequence ATGTTTAAATTTATTGATAGATTATTTAACGGTTCTAATGAACGAGATATTAAAAAAATGAGAAGGATTGTTGAAGAAAAAATTAATCCATTAGAACCGGAGTTAATGAACCTTAGTGATGCTTCTTTGTCGCATAAAACGGTTGAATTTAAGAATCGACTGGCTAATGGTGAAACTTTAGATGATATCTTACCGGAAGCATTTGCTGTTGTTCGTGAAGCTTCACGTCGTGTTCTCGGTATGAGACACTTTGATGTGCAATTAATTGGAGGCATGGTACTTCACAAGGGAAATATAGCAGAAATGAGTACAGGGGAAGGAAAGACCTTGGTTGCTACTTCTCCTGTATATTTAAATGCGCTGGAAGGTAAAGGTGTTCATGTTATTACCGTTAATGATTATTTAGCTAAACGTGATAGCGAGTGGATGGGGCGTGTTTATAAGTTCTTAGGGTTATCTGTAGGTTTAATAGTTCATGATCTTAATTTTGAACAAAGAAAAATTGCTTATAACTCAGATATTACTTATGGCACTAATAATGAATTCGGTTTTGATTATTTAAGAGATAACATGGTTACTCGTTTAGATCAAATGGTTCAACGTCCACTCCATTACTGTTTAATTGATGAAGTAGATAGTATTCTTATAGATGAAGCTCGTACTCCTCTTATCATTTCCGGTCCGGGACAAAAATCAACAGATTTATATTACACCGTGGCAAAATTAATTCCTCAACTTAAAGAAGGAGTTGACTATACCATTGATGAAAAACAAAAAACAGTAGCTCCTACAGAAGCCGGTGTAGCTAAGATGGAAAACTTATTAAAAGTTGATAACTTGTATGATTCTTCCAACTTGGAATTAAACCATATTTTTAATCAAGCTCTTCGTGCAGAAACTATGATGAAGCGAGATAGAGATTATGTAGTTAAAGATGGGGAAGTTACTATTGTTGATGAATTTACAGGACGCTTAATGTACGGTCGTCGTTATTCTGACGGATTGCATCAAGCTATTGAAGCTAAGGAAGGATGCCCTGTAGAAAGAGAGAGCCAAACTTTAGCTACAATTACATTCCAAAACTACTTTAGAATGTATAACAAGTTAGCAGGGATGACAGGTACGGCTAAGACAGAAGAGCAGGAATTTATTAAGATTTATGGTTTGGAAGTATTCCAGATACCGACTAATAGACCTATTCAACGTCAAGATTTATCCGATTCTATTTATAAGACTACCAGAGGCAAGTATAAGGCGGTAGTACGTGAAGTAAAGAGACGTCATGAAGCAGGGCAGCCTGTATTAATTGGTACTACTTCTATTGAGCAATCTGAAAAATTAAGTCAGATGCTTAAACAGGAAAATATTGTTCATAATGTTTTAAATGCTAAGTATCATGAACAGGAAGCTGCTATTGTTGCACAAGCCGGACAAAAAGGACAAGTTACTATTGCTACTAATATGGCAGGTCGTGGTACAGATATTATTCTTGGTGAAGGTGTAGCTGAACTTGGCGGATTAGTCATCATTGGTACAGAACGTCATGAAAGTCGTCGTATTGATAACCAATTACGTGGACGTGCCGGTCGACAAGGTGATCCGGGAAGTAGCCAATTTTTCTTATCTTTGGATGATAACCTCATGCGTATTTTCGGTGGGGATAATATCAAAAAATTCATGGAAAAAATGGGACTTGATGAAGATGAAGAAATTAAAAGTAAAATGGTTTCTAATGCTATCCGTAAAGCACAACAACGAGTAGAAAATCGCAACTTTGAAACTCGTAAATATGTTCTTGAATATGATGATGTTATGAATCAACAGCGTCATGTTCTTTATGAACAGCGCCGTCGTATTTTGGATGGAAATGAAATGAAAGAACAAATTCTTCGTATGGTAGATGACTTAATAATTAAAGCGATGTCTATTTATGCGGATGAAAAATTATATCCCGAAGAATGGGATTTTGCAGGGCTTATAAAATACTGTGAAAAATATTTCTTGGCACCTAATGAAATATTGTTAGAAACCATTGAAAACCTTAGCAGAGAGGATATTGAAGAACTACTTATTAAATCGGCACATGATACTTATGAGTCTCGTGAGAAATCTATAGGTGCTGAATTAATGAGAGAATTAGAAAAAGCAGTTATGCTTAAGGTTGTAGATGCTAAGTGGATGGAGCACTTAGATAATATGGAAATGCTTAAAGAAGGCATTAATCTTCGTTCTTATGGGCAACGTAATCCATTAGTTGAATATAAAATGGAAGCTTTTGATATGTTTGAAGCTATGGAACAAACCATTGTAGAAACGATTGTTCTGTATATGTATCATATTCAAGTGCGTGTAAATGAACAACCTCCGGTAGCACCGGCTGCAGAAAATCACTTAGAAGGTGCTACGGCTCATTATGTAGATGATAATAGTAATGAAGTAGTAGCTAATGCAGATGTAAAAGAATAG
- the prfB gene encoding peptide chain release factor 2 (programmed frameshift), with product MLEDLKKVLSDMLTHEQEIRDSLDLPRLKEKIKTYDIEMSDPSFWDNPDKAREISQQATEAKDTYDTYTRLFEQAEGIQELLEIAIEEDDQSMEAEIKSEIERIGLILEQKEIEILLNEPYDTNNAIITFHAGAGGTEAQDWTEMLIRMYLKWAESRGFELEELNILPGDEAGVKSAEYMIRGKFAYGLLKAEKGVHRLVRISPFDAAKRRHTSFAAVDVMPEITDDVEVDLNMADVRVDYYRASGAGGQHINKTSSAVRMTHLPTGIVAQCQSQRSQHQNKDRCLQILRAKLYELELAKREKEKQAIDGEQQAIEWGSQIRSYVFQPYTLVKDNRSGVETGNIQAVMDGELDVFIEGFLKYNKLQK from the exons ATGCTGGAAGACTTAAAAAAAGTGTTGTCAGATATGCTTACGCATGAACAAGAAATCAGGGATTCACTT GACCTCCCTAGATTGAAAGAAAAAATCAAAACTTATGATATAGAAATGAGTGATCCTTCTTTTTGGGATAATCCGGATAAGGCGAGAGAAATTTCTCAACAAGCTACAGAAGCTAAAGATACATATGACACATACACACGTTTGTTTGAACAAGCCGAAGGTATTCAGGAACTTCTGGAAATAGCTATTGAAGAAGATGACCAATCTATGGAGGCTGAAATTAAAAGTGAAATTGAACGTATTGGCTTAATTTTGGAACAGAAAGAAATAGAGATTTTACTTAATGAACCTTATGATACCAACAATGCAATTATCACTTTTCATGCAGGTGCAGGTGGAACAGAAGCACAAGATTGGACAGAAATGCTTATTCGCATGTATCTAAAGTGGGCTGAGTCCAGAGGCTTTGAGTTAGAAGAATTAAATATACTTCCGGGAGATGAAGCAGGTGTTAAATCCGCAGAATATATGATACGAGGAAAGTTTGCATATGGTCTTTTAAAAGCGGAAAAAGGAGTACATAGACTTGTACGTATTTCACCTTTTGATGCAGCTAAACGAAGACATACATCTTTTGCTGCTGTAGATGTTATGCCTGAAATTACTGATGATGTAGAAGTAGATTTAAATATGGCTGATGTCAGAGTTGACTATTATCGTGCTAGTGGAGCAGGTGGTCAGCATATTAATAAAACCAGTTCAGCTGTACGTATGACGCATCTTCCTACCGGCATTGTTGCACAATGTCAAAGTCAAAGATCTCAACATCAAAATAAAGATAGATGTTTACAGATTTTACGTGCAAAATTATATGAATTGGAATTAGCGAAACGAGAAAAAGAAAAACAAGCTATTGATGGGGAACAACAGGCTATTGAGTGGGGAAGCCAAATTCGTTCTTATGTATTCCAACCATATACTTTGGTAAAGGATAATCGAAGTGGTGTGGAAACCGGAAATATTCAAGCTGTTATGGATGGAGAATTAGATGTTTTCATAGAAGGCTTTTTGAAATATAATAAGCTCCAAAAATAA
- the ftsE gene encoding cell division ATP-binding protein FtsE, which produces MITLNDVTMQYDTTHPALRGVNVHIDKGEFVFVVGASGAGKSTFVKMLTHELVPQQGSILINGQDITRLSKSQVPYYRRKLGIVFQDFRLLEEKTVYENIAFVLRVTGTKERIIRERTSHVLNLVGLRGKENERPSKLSGGEQQRVAIARALANQPLLLIADEPTGNLDPNTSSEIMNLFNSINHMGTTIIMVTHNQELVNAMNKRVLLIDEGHIVKDVKKGGYIAHV; this is translated from the coding sequence ATGATTACTCTAAATGATGTGACTATGCAATATGATACAACACATCCTGCTTTACGTGGAGTTAATGTTCATATTGACAAAGGTGAGTTTGTATTTGTTGTAGGGGCAAGTGGTGCTGGGAAATCTACTTTTGTAAAAATGCTTACCCATGAATTAGTACCACAACAAGGTTCTATACTTATTAATGGACAAGATATTACTCGTCTTTCTAAGAGTCAAGTACCTTATTATCGAAGAAAATTAGGGATTGTTTTTCAAGATTTCCGTCTTTTGGAAGAAAAAACCGTTTATGAAAATATTGCATTTGTACTTCGAGTAACAGGTACAAAAGAACGAATTATTAGAGAACGAACAAGTCATGTTCTTAATTTGGTAGGACTTCGTGGAAAAGAAAATGAACGACCTTCTAAGTTATCCGGAGGGGAGCAACAACGTGTGGCTATAGCACGTGCATTAGCTAATCAACCGTTGTTATTGATTGCTGATGAGCCTACCGGTAATTTAGATCCTAATACGTCTTCCGAAATAATGAATTTATTTAATTCCATTAATCATATGGGAACAACTATTATTATGGTTACTCATAATCAGGAATTAGTAAATGCAATGAATAAACGAGTTCTTTTAATTGATGAGGGACATATTGTAAAAGATGTGAAAAAGGGAGGCTATATTGCTCATGTTTAG
- a CDS encoding DUF5693 family protein, whose amino-acid sequence MKLFHSTIVKILSIIVILSLMPALFITWQRHQVETQARTVEMVYDYDNILGRAAVEKTTADDLFELYRNSGITSLALYDETPQKLMDRGDIRLVSGSTMRSTMFTNSEIHEECTYIQPANKKNGAVIFSEFKTAIMENFRKEDFRVLTLNGVETIEVKVNYQNFVDMPLGIFPSQVQDISDKGFYVVLRPKNRPHITKEIVDNFLKSVDVSSKVSAVLFTGKEVLGVNTEWSTYLTSELNKRHIPIVLIEAQNQLGFEPQQGILNVAKQSNYENVRLYAMSKEELIKLSQTEAASRFYISDVERNIRMNLFPSYKDAKNGQTLSETNASYIRMVRERLENHGFSIGKASILESYYPNKTVRAFVMIGAVALSTLTLLFLIPGLVSWGSWIFSIGILVTQGLYWGTSSALPLQLLAMSVAVCTPVIVVTLFMEYCLRKKEEAYIRYGWGRILLEGILSLWISGLVVLLCANFVASLLGDIRFFLEILYFRGVKLTFVLPVIFISLIYIQKFPVFKKAVTTDSEFISFVKEFCNIPIKMGLLLLMGILAVTGFIFVGRSGNNGAPVPQFEVQLRRFLEMVMYARPREKEFLFGHPAILMVLISYYKKWPQLLHYLFILAFTIGQGSIIETFAHMRSPYILSLIRGFDGLIAGTGIMILALFATIVLLRITKFFGGKYES is encoded by the coding sequence ATGAAACTTTTTCACAGTACGATAGTTAAGATATTATCAATTATAGTTATACTTTCATTGATGCCGGCATTATTTATTACCTGGCAACGACATCAAGTGGAAACACAAGCTAGAACTGTAGAAATGGTATATGATTATGATAATATCTTAGGGCGTGCTGCTGTTGAAAAAACAACAGCAGATGACTTATTTGAGTTATATCGAAACAGTGGTATAACTTCTCTCGCTTTATATGATGAAACACCTCAAAAATTAATGGATCGTGGAGATATTCGTTTGGTATCCGGGAGCACTATGCGTTCTACTATGTTTACCAATTCGGAGATACACGAAGAATGTACTTATATTCAGCCTGCTAATAAAAAGAACGGGGCTGTTATTTTTAGTGAATTTAAAACTGCAATTATGGAAAATTTTCGTAAAGAAGATTTTCGTGTATTGACACTCAATGGTGTAGAAACTATTGAAGTGAAAGTCAATTATCAAAACTTTGTCGATATGCCTCTTGGAATATTTCCCTCTCAAGTACAAGACATTTCAGACAAAGGTTTTTATGTTGTTCTTCGCCCTAAGAATCGTCCACATATTACAAAGGAAATTGTTGATAATTTTTTAAAATCTGTTGATGTCTCTTCTAAAGTAAGTGCCGTTTTGTTTACCGGAAAAGAAGTGTTAGGCGTAAATACGGAATGGAGTACATACCTTACTTCCGAGTTAAATAAAAGGCATATTCCGATTGTTCTTATTGAAGCACAGAATCAATTGGGATTTGAACCACAACAAGGGATTTTAAATGTGGCGAAACAAAGCAACTATGAAAATGTTCGTTTATATGCGATGTCTAAAGAAGAGTTAATAAAACTATCACAAACAGAGGCAGCTTCTCGTTTTTATATTAGTGATGTAGAAAGAAATATAAGAATGAATTTATTTCCTTCTTATAAAGATGCAAAAAATGGGCAGACGTTATCAGAAACTAATGCATCCTATATTCGAATGGTAAGAGAACGTTTAGAAAATCATGGATTTTCTATAGGGAAAGCATCTATATTAGAGTCTTATTATCCTAATAAAACCGTAAGAGCCTTTGTTATGATTGGTGCAGTTGCATTGAGTACACTTACGCTTCTCTTTTTAATTCCTGGACTTGTTTCTTGGGGGAGTTGGATTTTTAGTATTGGAATCTTAGTAACACAAGGCTTATATTGGGGAACTTCTTCTGCTTTACCTTTACAATTGTTAGCAATGAGTGTTGCTGTTTGTACGCCGGTAATAGTTGTTACTTTATTTATGGAGTATTGCTTAAGGAAAAAAGAAGAAGCTTATATTCGATATGGATGGGGACGTATTTTACTTGAAGGGATTTTGTCCTTATGGATATCGGGATTGGTCGTGTTACTATGTGCAAATTTTGTAGCTTCTCTTTTAGGAGATATTAGATTCTTTTTAGAGATTCTGTATTTTAGGGGAGTGAAGTTAACCTTTGTACTTCCGGTTATTTTTATTTCTCTAATATATATTCAGAAATTCCCTGTTTTTAAAAAAGCGGTAACAACAGATTCTGAATTTATATCTTTTGTTAAAGAGTTTTGTAACATTCCCATAAAAATGGGGTTGTTGCTGTTAATGGGAATATTGGCGGTAACCGGTTTTATTTTTGTAGGGAGAAGTGGTAATAACGGTGCTCCTGTACCACAGTTTGAAGTTCAGTTAAGACGATTCCTTGAAATGGTTATGTATGCCAGACCGAGGGAAAAAGAATTCTTGTTTGGACATCCGGCAATACTCATGGTTCTGATTTCTTATTATAAAAAATGGCCACAACTTCTTCATTATTTATTTATTCTTGCTTTTACTATAGGACAAGGATCTATTATTGAAACTTTTGCGCATATGAGGAGTCCTTATATATTAAGCCTCATTAGGGGTTTCGATGGTTTGATAGCAGGTACCGGTATTATGATTTTAGCATTGTTTGCTACTATTGTTTTACTTCGAATTACAAAGTTTTTCGGAGGTAAATATGAATCATAA
- a CDS encoding cold shock domain-containing protein: MKGTVKWFSAEKGYGFIEKEDGGDVFVHFSAIQSEGFKTLNEGQQVEFDVVSGARGDQAANVNVIA; encoded by the coding sequence ATGAAAGGTACAGTTAAGTGGTTCAGCGCAGAAAAGGGTTATGGATTTATTGAAAAGGAAGATGGTGGCGACGTATTCGTTCACTTCTCCGCAATCCAGTCCGAAGGCTTTAAGACTCTGAATGAAGGCCAGCAGGTTGAATTCGATGTTGTCTCTGGCGCTAGAGGAGATCAGGCTGCTAACGTTAATGTCATTGCGTAA
- the csaB gene encoding polysaccharide pyruvyl transferase CsaB, producing the protein MNHKIVLSGYYGFSNAGDEAMLYSIIRSLQITFQNPEITVISGNPKATKEEFEVKTISRFDGIKILRAIWNTDILISGGGSLLQDVTSGKSILYYMLIILLGVIFRKKVFLFAQGIGPVRYRVTRVVLKHVLNHVDFITVRDKESKGFLTRLGVKKPIYHTADAVMLLPSVSLVEGRKILQEQKIPLDKKLIGISVRKWKELDKWKKEFRVFINKLLEQEDVVIVFITMQRPGDTIAARKIIKADNKRIFLLKGNYKVDELMSIIGNIDVLVGMRLHALIFASLMHVRVVGISYDPKVNHFLDSINEECLCNVSSLDAEKLYHKTYQLLEESTEEHDWSAVENLRHCSQKTIELLKQMINNREK; encoded by the coding sequence ATGAATCATAAAATTGTACTTTCCGGTTATTATGGATTTAGTAATGCAGGGGATGAAGCGATGCTTTATTCGATTATCCGCTCATTGCAAATCACTTTTCAAAATCCGGAGATTACTGTTATCTCAGGGAATCCGAAAGCAACGAAAGAAGAATTTGAAGTAAAAACTATTTCTAGATTTGATGGAATAAAAATATTACGTGCTATATGGAATACGGATATTTTGATTTCCGGTGGAGGAAGTTTATTACAAGATGTGACCAGCGGTAAAAGCATTTTATATTATATGCTTATTATCCTGTTGGGAGTTATTTTTAGAAAAAAAGTATTTTTATTTGCACAAGGGATTGGTCCTGTTCGATATCGCGTTACAAGAGTTGTATTAAAACATGTATTGAATCATGTTGATTTTATTACTGTTCGAGACAAAGAATCGAAAGGATTTCTAACTCGATTAGGTGTTAAGAAACCTATTTATCATACAGCAGATGCAGTTATGCTTCTTCCTTCTGTATCTTTAGTAGAAGGTCGTAAAATTTTACAAGAGCAAAAGATTCCTTTAGATAAAAAATTGATAGGCATTAGTGTTAGGAAGTGGAAAGAGTTAGATAAATGGAAAAAAGAATTTCGCGTATTTATTAATAAATTACTTGAACAAGAAGATGTAGTAATTGTATTCATTACGATGCAAAGACCCGGAGATACAATCGCTGCTCGAAAGATTATTAAAGCAGATAATAAACGAATTTTTTTACTTAAAGGGAATTATAAAGTAGATGAACTTATGTCTATTATTGGAAATATAGATGTATTAGTAGGTATGAGGTTGCATGCATTAATTTTTGCTTCTTTAATGCATGTACGTGTAGTAGGTATTTCTTATGATCCGAAAGTTAATCACTTTTTGGATTCTATCAACGAAGAGTGTTTATGCAATGTTTCTTCATTAGATGCTGAAAAGTTATATCATAAAACATATCAACTTCTTGAAGAAAGTACAGAGGAACACGATTGGAGTGCTGTAGAAAATCTTAGGCATTGTTCTCAAAAAACGATTGAACTATTAAAACAAATGATAAATAACAGGGAGAAGTAA